A genomic stretch from Lathyrus oleraceus cultivar Zhongwan6 chromosome 2, CAAS_Psat_ZW6_1.0, whole genome shotgun sequence includes:
- the LOC127118196 gene encoding probable aquaporin PIP-type 7a, translated as MEAKEQDVSLGANKFPERQPLGIAAQSQDEPKDYQEPPPAPLFEPSELTSWSFYRAGIAEFIATFLFLYITVLTVMGVVRESSKCKTVGIQGIAWAFGGMIFALVYCTAGISGGHINPAVTFGLFLARKLSLTRAIFYMVMQVLGAICGAGVVKGFEGKQRFGDLNGGANFVAPGYTKGDGLGAEIVGTFILVYTVFSATDAKRSARDSHVPILAPLPIGFAVFLVHLATIPITGTGINPARSLGAAIVFNKKIGWNDHWIFWVGPFIGAALAALYHQVVIRAIPFKSK; from the exons ATGGAAGCCAAGGAACAGGATGTGTCTTTGGGAGCCAACAAGTTTCCAGAGAGACAGCCACTCGGGATTGCAGCTCAGAGCCAAGACGAGCCAAAGGACTATCAAGAGCCACCACCGGCGCCACTTTTTGAGCCCTCGGAGCTGACTTCATGGTCTTTCTACAGAGCCGGGATAGCCGAGTTCATAGCCACTTTCCTTTTCCTTTATATAACCGTTTTAACCGTCATGGGCGTTGTTCGAGAAAGTTCCAAGTGCAAAACGGTTGGTATTCAAGGAATCGCTTGGGCTTTTGGTGGCATGATATTTGCTCTCGTTTACTGCACCGCTGGAATCTCAG GGGGTCATATAAACCCAGCTGTGACGTTTGGGCTATTTTTGGCGAGGAAATTGTCGTTGACAAGAGCAATATTCTACATGGTGATGCAAGTGTTGGGTGCTATATGCGGTGCTGGTGTGGTGAAAGGTTTTGAAGGTAAACAAAGGTTTGGAGATCTGAACGGTGGTGCCAACTTTGTTGCTCCTGGTTACACCAAAGGTGATGGACTTGGTGCTGAAATTGTTGGCACTTTCATTCTTGTATACACAGTTTTCTCAGCCACTGATGCTAAACGTAGCGCCAGAGACTCTCATGTTCCT ATTTTGGCACCGTTGCCAATTGGATTCGCTGTGTTCTTGGTGCATTTGGCAACTATACCAATTACTGGAACTGGTATTAACCCTGCCAGAAGTCTTGGTGCTGCTATTGTCTTCAACAAGAAAATTGGTTGGAATGATCAC TGGATTTTCTGGGTTGGACCATTTATTGGAGCAGCTCTTGCAGCACTATACCATCAAGTTGTTATCAGAGCCATTCCCTTCAAGTCTAAGTGA